DNA from Streptomyces rishiriensis:
GCGTACTGCCGGTCGTTCTCGGAGAGGTCGCCGTAGACGGTGTTGCCCACCGGCAGGGCCGCCGCGAGCACGGCGCGCTGGACGGAGGCGTACTCCTTGGCGGAGGAGAAGGCGGCCAGCGCACGCGTGCGCTGGATCATCTCCGGGTTGCTCGTGGCCTGCGCCATGTCCTGCGAGAGGTCCAGCAGGCTGGTGATGAGGCGGTGGTAGGCCTCCACCGTCTGGGTGGAGTTGCCCTTCTCCGCGTAGGCCGTCGAACGGACCTTGGCGAGGTTGGCCAAGTCGCCCAGCAGGCCGACGAGGCTGTCCCGGACGCCCTGGAGGTTGCCGTCCGCGGTGGCGCCGTCGATCTCCTCCGAGGAGTCCTGGAAGGCGCTGAGCGCGCGGTCCGTCTTCTCGCGGAGGCCCTTGATGCCGGGGTCGGTCGCCTTGCCGTTGTGCGCCAGCGGGCCGGCGGAGCGGTCACGCTCGTCCTGGAGCGCGTCGGCCAGGTCGGTGGCCTGCTTGGTCATGTCCGTCAGCAGCTTCATGTTGTCGAGCTGCTGGATGTCGTCCATCGACTGGTTGATGCGCAGCGCGCCCAGCGAGGTGGCCGCGACCACGGGCAGGGTCAGCAGTGCCACCAGACGCGTGGAGATGCGCCAGTTGCGCAGCGCCACCCGCGGTCCGGGGCCGGTGTGGCCGGTCGGCGGCTTCGTCGGAGCCTGGGGAGGAGTACTCGGCGACGCGGACGCACCGGGACGTCCGGAGCGCTCACCGCCGTCGCCGGTCGGATTGGGGCCCGGGTTCTGGGCGTGCTGGGGCGAGGAGCCGACTGCCATCGGGCCAGTCCCGCCGCGCGGCTCCGGCTCGGCCGAAGCGCTGCCATCCCTCTTGAAACGTCCCTGCACTAGCGTCGCAACCTCTGGACCAGGCGCCCCTCCGCGCGAACGGAAGGACGGTGTCGGCGTGTTGGCGGGCGTCCTGAATACGCCCGCCAATTGGTCGTGAGTACCGGCGCTGGCTCCCCCTGTCCTCGCCGCCACCGGGCGCGCTGAGCGCCCTCTGTGCGCCGGCTCGATCCCGCGGCGGTCCGAGGAATTCCAGCACAGTGCAGGATCTCCAACAAGGCCCGTTGGCCAGGCTGTGACATCCGTGACACGACGTGAGGGTCAAGTTACGGGATGTAGAAAGTGATCCCACGTAAGGCGGACATAAGGGTGGGAAGGGGTGGTGGCCGGGGGGTGTCCCAGTCGCCATGATCAGGAGCGGAATGAGCGCTTCAGGTGACTGATGTCCGTTTCGTCATGGTCGATGGCCAGTCCGGAATGACCGCTTTGCCCCTGGATTCGTGAGCAAACTCACACGCTGATCATGCGACCTTCACGTCTTCACCGGGAATCGCGTGTTTAGCCTGACGCTTTACAGGGATGGCACATCCGACAAACCGCGTCCGTGCGGAGGCCCTTGAGGGCTTCCCGGACGCCCGGACACGACAGGGTCACGTACAACAGTGAAGACGACGACGATGTTCCACAAGATCGCCAACCCCCGGCGTACGACCCTGGCGCACCTCACGGACGCCGACGACCTCCAGCTCCCGGAGCAGCAGGAGCACTCCGTCGAGCTGCCCGCCCAGACCGCGAACCCCAAGCGCACCATCCTCATGGAGGCGCCGGTCGCGGCCTCCGTCGCGGAGTAGATCTTCGCCCGGAGATACGGGCACCGGCCGCCGAATGCTCAAGGCGGTCACCCACGGATGTCAAGGGCGTCCCCGGCCGGGGACGCCCTTCCGCGTTAGCCTGGGGCGTCACACTCCAGCCAGCTCAGTCAAGGGGCCAACCAACCCGTGCGCATCGCCAGGTTCTCCATCGACGGGAACGTCGCCTTCGGCGCGGTCGAGGGCGACAAGCCGGACGAGCTCGTCCTCGACATCATCAAGGGCATCCCGTTCACGGACTTCGAGCTCTCCGGCACCAAGGTGCCGCTGAGCAAGGTCCGGCTGCTCCCGCCCGTCCTGCCCAACAAGGTCGTGGCCTTCGGCCGCAACTACGCCGAGCACGCGCGCGAGCTGGGCAACGAGGTGCCGGACGCGCCGTTCGCCTTCTTCAAGCCGTCCACCTCGGTGATCGGCCCCGGCGACGCCATCCAGTACCCGGCCTTCTCCGAGGAGGTCCATCACGAGGCCGAGCTCGCCGTGGTCATCGGCCGGCTCTGCCGCGAGGTCCCCCGCGAGCGCGTCAAGGACGTGATCTTCGGCTACACCTGCGCCAACGACGTCACCGCCCGCGACGTCCAGAAGCGTGAGAAGCAGTGGGCCCGGGCCAAGGGCTTCGACACCTCCTGCCCGCTGGGCCCCTGGGTGGAGACCGGCCTGGACCTCGAGACCGCGGGCGACCTCACCGTCCAGCTGACGGTCAACGGGCAGCAACGGCAGCTCGGCCGCACCAGCGAGATGATCCACTCGATCGAGGATCTGATCGTCAACATCACCGAGGCCATGACGCTGCTCCCCGGCGACGTGATCCTCACGGGCACCCCGGCAGGGGTTGGCCCCCTGGTCGTCGGCGACGAGGTCGCCGTCACCATCGAAGGCATCGGCACTCTCACCAACAAGGTTGTCAAGCGTGGCTAGCGCACCCGGCTCCCCCGTACGCGTCCGTTTCTGTCCCTCGCCCACCGGTAACCCCCACGTGGGCCTGGTCCGCACCGCCCTGTTCAACTGGGCGTTCGCCAAGCACCACCAGGGCACGCTGGTCTTCCGCATCGAGGACACCGACGCGGCCCGCGACTCCGAGGAGTCCTACCAGCAGCTCCTGGACTCGCTGCGCTGGCTGGGCTTCGACTGGGACGAGGGCCCCGAGGTCGGCGGACCGCACGCGCCGTACCGCCAGTCGCAGCGCATGGACCTCTACGCCGACGTCGCCCGCAGGCTCCTCGAGGCCGGCCACGCCTACCACTGCTACTGCTCCCAGGAGGAGCTGGACACCCGCCGCGACGCCGCCCGCGCCGCCGGCCGGCCCTCCGGCTACGACGGCCACTGCCGCGACCTCACCGAGGAGCAGGTGGCGGACTACAAGGCCCGGGGCCGCACCCCGATCGTCCGCTTCCGCATGCCCGACGAGACGATCACCTTCACGGACCTGGTCCGCGGCGAGCTGACGTTCACCCCGGAGAACGTGCCCGACTTCGGCATCGTCCGCGCGAACGGCGCCCCGCTGTACACGCTGGTCAACCCGGTGGACGACGCGCTGATGGAGATCACGCACGTCCTGCGCGGCGAGGACCTGCTCTCCTCGACCCCCCGCCAGATCGCGCTCTACAAGGCGCTGACCGAACTGGGCATCGCCCAGGGGACCCCGCACTTCGGCCACCTGCCGTACGTGATGGGCGAGGGCAACAAGAAGCTGTCCAAGCGGGACCCGGAGTCCTCGCTCAACCTCTACCGCGAGCGCGGCTTCCTCCCCGAGGGCCTGCTCAACTACCTCTCGCTGCTCGGCTGGTCGCTCTCGGCGGACCAGGACATCTTCACGATGGACGAGATGACCG
Protein-coding regions in this window:
- a CDS encoding fumarylacetoacetate hydrolase family protein — translated: MRIARFSIDGNVAFGAVEGDKPDELVLDIIKGIPFTDFELSGTKVPLSKVRLLPPVLPNKVVAFGRNYAEHARELGNEVPDAPFAFFKPSTSVIGPGDAIQYPAFSEEVHHEAELAVVIGRLCREVPRERVKDVIFGYTCANDVTARDVQKREKQWARAKGFDTSCPLGPWVETGLDLETAGDLTVQLTVNGQQRQLGRTSEMIHSIEDLIVNITEAMTLLPGDVILTGTPAGVGPLVVGDEVAVTIEGIGTLTNKVVKRG
- the gltX gene encoding glutamate--tRNA ligase; translation: MASAPGSPVRVRFCPSPTGNPHVGLVRTALFNWAFAKHHQGTLVFRIEDTDAARDSEESYQQLLDSLRWLGFDWDEGPEVGGPHAPYRQSQRMDLYADVARRLLEAGHAYHCYCSQEELDTRRDAARAAGRPSGYDGHCRDLTEEQVADYKARGRTPIVRFRMPDETITFTDLVRGELTFTPENVPDFGIVRANGAPLYTLVNPVDDALMEITHVLRGEDLLSSTPRQIALYKALTELGIAQGTPHFGHLPYVMGEGNKKLSKRDPESSLNLYRERGFLPEGLLNYLSLLGWSLSADQDIFTMDEMTAAFEIADVNPNPARFDLKKCEAINADHIRLLDVKDFTERCAPWLKAPYAPWSPQDFDEARWEAIAPHAQTRLKVLSEITDNVDFLFLPEPVFDEASWAKAMKEGSDALLATAREKLESADWTSAESLKEAVLAAGEAHGLKLGKAQAPVRVAVTGRTVGLPLFESLEILGKEKTLARVDAALAKLAA